In one Pseudomonas sp. SG20056 genomic region, the following are encoded:
- the cspD gene encoding cold shock domain-containing protein CspD: protein MVSGKVKWFNNAKGYGFILADGRDEDLFAHYSAIQMDGYKTLKAGQPVSFDIIQGPKGLHAVNISAATAASEAPAAVKQHQGSTVEV, encoded by the coding sequence ATGGTTAGCGGTAAGGTCAAGTGGTTCAACAACGCCAAAGGCTATGGGTTCATCCTGGCCGATGGTCGAGATGAGGACCTGTTCGCCCACTACTCGGCTATCCAGATGGACGGCTATAAAACGCTGAAGGCTGGCCAGCCGGTAAGCTTCGATATTATTCAAGGTCCAAAAGGACTCCACGCCGTAAACATCAGCGCGGCTACTGCCGCCAGTGAAGCGCCCGCCGCTGTCAAGCAACACCAGGGCTCAACGGTTGAAGTCTGA
- the aat gene encoding leucyl/phenylalanyl-tRNA--protein transferase, translating to MLTWLQRDSLDFPPLNKALREPNGLLAAGGDLRPERLIQAYRHGCFPWFQDGQPILWWSPDPRTVLLPDKLHISRSLTKVLRQGRYRVTFDQAFVDVIRACAAPRSYAAETWITSPMQDAYVELHRRGIAHSVEVWRDNELVGGLYGLAMGQLFFGESMFSRADNASKVGFVTLVEHLKDWGFVLIDCQMPTEHLLSLGAQTIPRSEFAGYLSDHLDQSSQADWVA from the coding sequence ATGCTGACGTGGCTGCAACGCGACTCACTGGATTTTCCGCCTCTCAATAAAGCCTTGCGCGAGCCGAACGGTCTGCTGGCGGCAGGTGGCGACCTGCGCCCGGAACGCTTGATCCAGGCTTATCGCCACGGCTGCTTCCCCTGGTTTCAGGATGGCCAGCCGATTCTCTGGTGGTCGCCGGACCCGCGCACCGTGCTGCTGCCTGACAAGCTGCACATCTCGCGCAGTCTCACCAAGGTGCTGCGCCAGGGCCGTTATCGGGTGACCTTCGACCAAGCTTTCGTTGATGTCATCCGTGCCTGCGCCGCACCGCGCAGCTATGCGGCAGAAACCTGGATCACCAGCCCTATGCAGGACGCCTACGTGGAACTGCACAGGCGCGGTATTGCTCATTCGGTTGAGGTTTGGCGCGATAACGAGCTGGTTGGCGGGCTCTATGGTCTGGCCATGGGTCAGCTGTTCTTTGGCGAGTCGATGTTCAGTCGCGCAGATAATGCATCCAAAGTGGGCTTCGTTACCCTGGTCGAACACTTGAAAGACTGGGGCTTTGTGTTGATCGATTGCCAAATGCCGACCGAGCATCTGCTCAGCCTCGGCGCTCAGACGATTCCCCGTAGCGAGTTTGCCGGCTACCTGAGTGACCATCTTGATCAATCCAGCCAGGCGGACTGGGTCGCCTAG
- the clpA gene encoding ATP-dependent Clp protease ATP-binding subunit ClpA — protein MLNRELEVTLNLAFKEARTKRHEFMTVEHLLLALLDNEAAASVLRACGANLDKLRHDLQEFIDSTTPLIPQHDEERETQPTLGFQRVLQRAVFHVQSSGKREVTGANVLVAIFSEQESQAVFLLKQQSVARIDVVNFIAHGISKVPGHGGHSETEQEMQDDESGESSSSSNPLDAYASNLNELARQGRIDPLVGRESEVERVAQILARRRKNNPLLVGEAGVGKTAIAEGLAKRIVDNQVPDLLADSVVYSLDLGALLAGTKYRGDFEKRLKALLNELRKRPHAILFIDEIHTIIGAGAASGGVMDASNLLKPMLSSGEIRCIGSTTFQEFRGIFEKDRALARRFQKVDVVEPSVEDTIGILRGLKGRFEQHHSIEYSDEALRAAAELASRYINDRHMPDKAIDVIDEAGAYQRLQPLEKRLTRIDVAQVEDIVAKIARIPPKHVSSSDKELLRNLERDLKLTVFGQDAAIDSLSTAIKLSRAGLKAPDKPVGSFLFAGPTGVGKTEAARQLAKALGVELIRFDMSEYMERHTVSRLIGAPPGYVGFDQGGLLTEAITKTPHCVLLLDEIEKAHPEVFNLLLQVMDHGTLTDNNGRKADFRNVIVIMTTNAGAETAARASIGFTHQDHSSDAMEVIKKSFTPEFRNRLDTIIQFGRLSHEVIKSIVDKFLTELQAQLEDKRVTLEVSDAARSWLAESGYDVQMGARPMARLIQDKIKRPLAEEILFGELAEHGGVVHIDIEGGELTFDFETTAEMA, from the coding sequence ATGTTAAATCGAGAGCTCGAAGTCACCCTCAATCTGGCTTTCAAGGAGGCTCGTACCAAGCGTCATGAATTTATGACGGTTGAGCATTTGTTGCTGGCTCTCCTGGATAACGAGGCCGCTGCCAGCGTACTGCGTGCGTGCGGGGCCAACCTGGACAAGCTGCGGCATGATCTGCAAGAGTTTATCGACTCCACCACGCCGCTAATCCCACAACACGATGAAGAGCGCGAAACGCAGCCTACCTTGGGTTTCCAGCGCGTTCTGCAGCGCGCGGTGTTCCACGTACAGAGTTCCGGCAAGCGTGAAGTGACCGGTGCCAATGTACTGGTAGCAATCTTCAGCGAGCAGGAAAGTCAGGCGGTGTTTCTGCTCAAGCAGCAGAGCGTCGCGCGTATCGATGTGGTCAATTTTATTGCCCACGGCATCTCCAAGGTTCCGGGCCATGGTGGCCATTCGGAAACCGAACAGGAAATGCAGGACGACGAAAGCGGCGAGTCCTCCAGCTCGAGCAATCCGCTGGATGCTTATGCCAGCAACCTGAATGAACTGGCTCGCCAGGGCCGCATTGATCCGCTTGTCGGCCGCGAGTCGGAAGTCGAACGTGTGGCGCAGATTCTTGCGCGTCGGCGTAAGAACAATCCGCTATTAGTGGGTGAAGCGGGTGTCGGTAAAACCGCCATTGCTGAAGGCCTGGCCAAGCGCATTGTCGATAATCAGGTACCTGACTTGCTAGCGGACAGCGTGGTCTACTCCTTGGATCTCGGCGCATTACTGGCCGGTACCAAATACCGTGGTGATTTTGAGAAGCGCCTGAAGGCGCTTCTCAATGAGTTGCGTAAACGTCCGCACGCCATCCTGTTTATTGATGAAATCCACACCATTATTGGCGCGGGCGCGGCATCGGGTGGAGTAATGGATGCGTCCAACTTACTGAAACCTATGCTGTCTTCGGGTGAAATACGCTGCATCGGCTCGACGACCTTCCAGGAATTCCGCGGCATCTTTGAGAAAGACCGCGCTCTCGCTCGGCGCTTCCAGAAAGTTGATGTGGTTGAGCCGTCGGTAGAAGACACCATCGGCATTTTGCGTGGTCTGAAAGGTCGCTTCGAGCAGCATCACAGCATCGAATATAGCGATGAGGCACTGCGCGCAGCGGCTGAGCTGGCTTCGCGCTATATCAATGACCGCCATATGCCGGACAAGGCCATTGACGTAATCGATGAGGCAGGCGCTTATCAGCGCTTGCAGCCGCTGGAAAAACGCCTGACGCGTATCGATGTGGCGCAGGTCGAAGACATCGTGGCGAAAATTGCCCGTATTCCGCCAAAACATGTCAGCAGCTCGGACAAAGAACTGCTGCGTAACCTGGAACGTGACCTGAAGCTCACTGTATTTGGCCAGGACGCCGCAATTGACTCGCTGTCGACCGCGATCAAGCTGTCGCGTGCCGGCCTCAAAGCCCCTGACAAGCCTGTCGGCTCCTTCCTGTTTGCCGGGCCCACTGGGGTTGGTAAAACTGAGGCTGCACGCCAGTTGGCCAAAGCGTTAGGTGTAGAGTTGATTCGCTTCGATATGTCCGAGTACATGGAGCGCCACACTGTGTCGCGCCTGATCGGTGCTCCACCCGGTTATGTAGGCTTTGATCAAGGCGGTCTACTGACCGAAGCGATCACCAAAACGCCACATTGCGTATTGCTGCTTGATGAGATCGAAAAGGCTCACCCGGAAGTCTTTAACCTGCTCCTGCAGGTTATGGATCATGGCACCCTGACCGACAACAATGGCCGTAAGGCTGATTTCCGCAATGTGATCGTGATCATGACCACCAACGCTGGCGCTGAAACAGCGGCGCGGGCATCCATTGGCTTCACCCATCAGGACCACTCGTCTGATGCCATGGAAGTGATCAAGAAAAGCTTCACGCCGGAGTTCCGCAACCGCCTGGATACCATCATCCAGTTCGGCCGCCTGAGCCACGAAGTGATCAAAAGCATCGTCGATAAGTTCCTCACCGAACTGCAGGCGCAGCTTGAGGACAAGCGTGTCACCCTGGAAGTCAGCGATGCCGCACGTAGCTGGCTGGCTGAGAGCGGTTATGACGTACAGATGGGCGCTCGACCGATGGCTCGCCTGATTCAGGACAAGATCAAGCGTCCGCTGGCGGAAGAGATCCTGTTTGGTGAGCTGGCCGAGCACGGCGGTGTGGTGCATATCGATATTGAAGGTGGCGAGTTGACCTTCGATTTCGAAACTACGGCGGAAATGGCCTAG
- the lolA gene encoding outer membrane lipoprotein chaperone LolA, translating to MRLIRMLLLTVLSFTSVAAMADDEVAVQRLTELLNQAQTINARFSQLTLDGSGTQLQETAGQLALKRPGLFRWHTDAPMEQLLVSNGEKVWLYDPDLQQVTIQTLDQRLTHTPALLLSGDVSKIRENFEISHKEGGNVVDFILKPKSKDTLFDSLRLSFRNKVLNDMQLIDSIGQRTNILFLNVKMNEPQDDAQFTFEIPAGADVIQE from the coding sequence ATGCGCCTGATTCGCATGCTGTTGCTGACCGTACTGAGTTTTACCAGCGTTGCCGCCATGGCCGACGATGAAGTTGCCGTGCAGCGTTTGACCGAGCTGCTTAACCAGGCGCAGACCATCAACGCACGCTTTTCCCAGCTGACCCTAGACGGCAGTGGTACCCAGCTGCAGGAAACTGCTGGCCAGCTCGCGCTGAAACGTCCGGGCCTGTTCCGCTGGCACACCGATGCGCCAATGGAGCAACTGTTGGTCTCCAATGGCGAGAAAGTCTGGTTGTATGACCCGGACCTGCAACAGGTGACCATTCAGACCCTCGATCAGCGCCTGACCCACACCCCGGCGCTGCTGCTGTCCGGCGATGTGTCGAAGATTCGTGAGAACTTCGAGATCAGCCACAAAGAGGGTGGCAACGTGGTCGACTTTATTCTCAAGCCAAAATCCAAGGACACTCTGTTCGACAGCCTGCGTCTGTCGTTCCGCAACAAGGTGCTCAACGATATGCAGCTGATCGACAGCATCGGCCAGCGCACCAACATTCTTTTCCTCAACGTGAAAATGAATGAGCCTCAGGACGATGCGCAGTTCACCTTCGAGATACCGGCCGGCGCGGACGTAATTCAAGAGTAG
- a CDS encoding arginyltransferase, which produces MTELARLKFYATQPHPCSYLPDEQATTLFLDPSQPMDADVYAELSEMGFRRSGDHLYRPHCQRCTACVPARIPAAQFSPNRQQRRIFKRNQDIQVRLVRPAFTEEYYALYVRYIEQRHADGDMYPPNREQFSTFLVRDLAFSRFYEFRQNDRLLAIAVTDVLPNGLSAVYTFYEPGEERRSLGRFAILWQIAEAARLGLHAVYLGYWIKNCRKMNYKTQYRPIELFVNQRWVSLN; this is translated from the coding sequence ATGACTGAGCTGGCCCGCCTAAAGTTTTACGCCACTCAACCGCACCCCTGCAGCTATCTGCCCGATGAGCAGGCCACCACCCTGTTCCTCGACCCCAGCCAGCCCATGGATGCGGATGTTTACGCTGAGCTTTCGGAAATGGGCTTTCGCCGCAGTGGCGACCACCTCTATCGCCCGCATTGTCAGCGTTGCACCGCTTGCGTCCCGGCGCGCATCCCTGCCGCCCAGTTCAGCCCGAATCGCCAGCAACGGCGTATATTCAAACGTAATCAGGACATCCAGGTTCGCCTCGTGCGCCCGGCTTTTACCGAGGAATATTATGCGTTGTACGTGCGCTACATTGAGCAGCGGCATGCCGATGGCGATATGTACCCGCCCAACCGCGAGCAGTTTTCGACCTTTCTGGTACGCGACCTAGCCTTCTCGCGTTTCTATGAGTTCCGTCAGAACGACCGCCTGCTGGCAATTGCCGTCACCGATGTACTGCCCAATGGATTGTCGGCGGTTTACACCTTTTACGAGCCAGGCGAGGAACGACGCAGCCTCGGGCGCTTTGCCATTCTCTGGCAAATTGCCGAAGCGGCGCGATTAGGGCTGCATGCGGTCTATCTAGGCTACTGGATCAAGAACTGCCGCAAGATGAATTACAAGACCCAGTACAGGCCAATAGAACTGTTCGTCAATCAACGCTGGGTCAGTCTTAACTGA
- the icd gene encoding NADP-dependent isocitrate dehydrogenase — MGYQKIQVPATGDKITVNADTSLNVPNNPIIPFIEGDGIGVDISPVMIKVVDAAVQKAYGGERKISWMEVYAGEKATQVYDQDTWLPQETLDAVKDYVVSIKGPLTTPVGGGIRSLNVALRQQLDLYVCLRPVRWFEGVPSPVKKPGDVDMTIFRENSEDIYAGIEWKAGSPEATKVIKFLKEEMGVTKIRFDQDCGIGVKPVSKEGTKRLARKALQYVVDNDRDSLTIVHKGNIMKFTEGAFKEWAYEIAAEEFGATLLDGGPWMQFKNPKTGKNVIVKDAIADAMLQQILLRPAEYDVIATLNLNGDYLSDALAAEVGGIGIAPGANLSDTVAMFEATHGTAPKYAGKDQVNPGSLILSAEMMLRHMGWTEAADLIIKGTNGAIGAKTVTYDFERLMDGAKLLSCSAFGDALISHM; from the coding sequence ATGGGATACCAAAAGATCCAGGTGCCTGCCACCGGTGACAAAATCACCGTCAATGCCGATACATCCCTGAACGTACCGAACAATCCAATCATCCCTTTTATCGAAGGCGATGGTATCGGTGTCGATATCAGCCCGGTGATGATCAAAGTAGTTGATGCGGCCGTACAGAAAGCCTACGGCGGTGAACGCAAGATCTCCTGGATGGAAGTTTACGCAGGCGAGAAAGCCACTCAGGTTTACGACCAGGACACTTGGTTGCCTCAGGAAACTCTGGATGCAGTCAAAGACTACGTCGTTTCCATCAAAGGCCCGCTGACCACGCCAGTCGGTGGCGGCATCCGCTCCCTCAACGTTGCGCTGCGTCAGCAGCTTGACCTGTATGTCTGCCTTCGCCCAGTACGCTGGTTCGAAGGCGTGCCAAGTCCGGTGAAGAAGCCTGGCGACGTCGACATGACAATCTTCCGTGAGAACTCGGAAGATATCTACGCCGGTATCGAGTGGAAAGCTGGCTCGCCAGAAGCAACTAAGGTGATCAAGTTCCTCAAAGAGGAAATGGGTGTAACCAAGATTCGCTTCGACCAAGACTGCGGTATCGGTGTTAAGCCGGTTTCAAAAGAAGGTACCAAGCGTCTGGCACGTAAAGCGCTGCAGTACGTAGTCGATAACGACCGCGACTCGCTGACCATCGTGCACAAAGGCAACATTATGAAGTTCACCGAAGGTGCCTTCAAAGAGTGGGCCTACGAAATTGCCGCTGAAGAATTCGGCGCAACCTTGCTCGATGGCGGTCCTTGGATGCAGTTCAAGAACCCGAAAACCGGCAAGAATGTCATTGTCAAAGACGCCATCGCCGACGCCATGCTGCAGCAGATCCTACTGCGTCCGGCCGAGTACGACGTAATCGCCACCCTCAACCTCAACGGTGACTACCTGTCCGATGCGTTGGCGGCTGAAGTCGGTGGTATCGGTATCGCTCCAGGTGCCAACCTGTCCGACACCGTTGCGATGTTCGAAGCTACCCACGGTACTGCACCGAAGTACGCTGGTAAGGACCAGGTGAACCCAGGCTCACTGATCCTCTCCGCCGAAATGATGCTTCGCCACATGGGCTGGACCGAAGCGGCTGATCTGATCATCAAGGGTACAAATGGCGCCATCGGTGCCAAAACCGTGACCTATGACTTCGAGCGCCTGATGGACGGTGCCAAGCTGCTGTCCTGCTCGGCATTCGGTGATGCGCTGATTTCGCACATGTAA
- the ftsK gene encoding DNA translocase FtsK, which yields MKKSSPTAQAPLWRQQLPYRLKEGALIGLGALCLYLWMALLTYDAADPGWTHTSNVEQVQNAAGRAGAWFADILFMALGYFAYLFPLLLAVKTLQVFRARHQPWQWSGWLFSWRLIGLVFLVLSGAALAYIHFQASSSMPASAGGALGESLGALAINALNVQGSTLLLIALFLFGLTVFTDLSWFKVMDLTGKITLDLIELIQSLANRWWSARVERKQLVAQLREVDERVSEVSAPIVLDRREQAKVKERLIEREESLNKHMSERVNRPAPVITPPAAPKAPEPSKRVLKEKQVNLFEDSALAGSLPPISILDVAEKVQKKYSPEYLEAMSRLLEIKLKEFGVEVIVESVHPGPVITRFEIQPAAGVKVSRISGLAKDLARSMAIISVRVVEVIPGKTTVGIEIPNEDRQIVRFSEVLSSPEYDEAKSPVTLALGHDIGGKPVITDLAKMPHLLVAGTTGSGKSVGVNAMILSILFKSTPEEARLIMIDPKMLELSIYEGIPHLLCPVVTDMKEAANALRWSVAEMERRYKLMSKMGVRNLAGFNRKVKDAEEAGEPLSDPLYKRESMHDEAPLLKTLPTIVVVVDEFADMMMIVGKKVEELIARIAQKARAAGIHLILATQRPSVDVITGLIKANIPTRMAFQVSSKIDSRTILDQGGAEQLLGHGDMLYMPPGTGLPIRVHGAFVSDEEVHRVVEAWKQRGTPDYIDDILAGVEESGSGFEGGSGEGSEGSEADPLYDEAVNFVLESRRASISAVQRKLKIGYNRAARMIEAMEMAGVVTSMNTNGSREVIAPSPVRD from the coding sequence TTGAAGAAATCTAGCCCAACCGCACAAGCCCCTCTCTGGCGTCAGCAGCTGCCTTATCGACTCAAAGAAGGCGCGCTGATTGGCCTGGGCGCACTTTGCCTTTATCTCTGGATGGCTCTGCTGACCTATGATGCGGCCGATCCGGGCTGGACCCACACCAGCAATGTTGAGCAGGTGCAGAACGCCGCCGGGCGCGCCGGTGCCTGGTTTGCCGACATTCTGTTTATGGCGCTGGGCTATTTTGCCTATCTATTCCCGCTGCTGTTGGCGGTAAAAACCCTGCAAGTGTTCCGTGCCCGCCATCAGCCGTGGCAGTGGAGCGGCTGGCTGTTCTCCTGGCGGCTGATTGGTTTGGTCTTTCTGGTGCTATCCGGTGCCGCGCTGGCGTATATCCATTTTCAAGCCAGCTCTAGCATGCCGGCCTCCGCAGGTGGCGCGCTGGGCGAAAGCCTTGGGGCCTTGGCGATCAATGCACTGAATGTGCAAGGCAGTACTCTGCTTCTGATTGCGCTGTTTCTCTTCGGTTTGACGGTGTTTACCGATCTGTCCTGGTTCAAGGTGATGGACCTGACCGGGAAGATCACCCTCGATCTGATCGAGCTGATCCAGAGCCTGGCTAACCGCTGGTGGAGTGCGCGAGTTGAGCGCAAGCAGTTGGTGGCGCAGCTACGTGAGGTCGATGAGCGCGTCAGTGAAGTCTCCGCGCCAATAGTGCTGGATCGCCGCGAACAGGCCAAGGTCAAAGAACGGCTGATCGAGCGTGAAGAGTCGTTGAACAAACACATGAGCGAGCGGGTCAACCGCCCAGCCCCAGTGATCACGCCGCCGGCAGCGCCGAAAGCGCCTGAGCCGAGCAAGCGCGTGCTGAAAGAAAAGCAGGTCAACCTGTTTGAAGACAGTGCGCTGGCCGGCAGTCTGCCGCCGATTTCGATCCTCGATGTGGCCGAGAAAGTTCAGAAGAAATACTCGCCCGAATACCTGGAAGCCATGTCGCGCTTGCTTGAGATCAAACTCAAGGAGTTTGGCGTCGAGGTTATCGTCGAGTCGGTTCATCCGGGCCCGGTGATTACCCGTTTCGAGATTCAGCCCGCAGCTGGGGTCAAGGTCAGCCGTATTTCCGGCCTGGCCAAGGACCTGGCGCGTTCGATGGCGATCATCAGCGTGCGCGTGGTCGAAGTGATTCCGGGCAAAACCACCGTCGGTATCGAAATTCCCAACGAAGACCGGCAGATCGTGCGCTTCTCCGAAGTGCTGTCATCACCCGAGTACGACGAAGCCAAGTCGCCGGTTACTCTGGCTCTGGGCCACGATATCGGCGGCAAGCCGGTGATCACCGACCTGGCGAAGATGCCCCACCTGCTGGTGGCCGGTACCACCGGCTCCGGTAAGTCGGTCGGGGTTAACGCAATGATTTTGTCGATTCTGTTCAAGTCCACGCCGGAAGAGGCGCGCTTGATCATGATCGACCCGAAAATGCTCGAACTGTCGATCTACGAAGGCATTCCGCACCTGCTCTGCCCAGTGGTGACCGACATGAAGGAAGCCGCCAACGCCCTACGCTGGTCGGTGGCCGAGATGGAGCGTCGCTACAAGCTGATGTCGAAGATGGGCGTGCGCAACCTGGCCGGCTTTAACCGCAAGGTCAAAGACGCCGAAGAGGCGGGCGAGCCGCTGAGCGACCCGCTCTACAAGCGCGAAAGCATGCACGACGAAGCGCCGCTGCTGAAAACCCTGCCGACCATCGTGGTGGTGGTCGACGAGTTCGCCGACATGATGATGATCGTCGGCAAGAAGGTTGAAGAGCTGATCGCCCGTATCGCGCAGAAAGCCCGTGCTGCAGGGATTCACCTGATTCTCGCGACCCAGCGCCCCTCGGTGGATGTGATCACCGGTCTGATCAAGGCCAACATCCCGACCCGTATGGCGTTCCAGGTATCGAGCAAGATCGACTCGCGCACCATCCTCGACCAAGGCGGCGCCGAACAGCTACTGGGCCACGGTGACATGCTTTATATGCCGCCAGGTACTGGACTGCCAATTCGCGTACACGGCGCTTTCGTTTCTGATGAAGAAGTGCACCGCGTGGTCGAGGCCTGGAAGCAGCGTGGCACACCTGACTATATTGACGACATTCTCGCGGGCGTCGAAGAGTCCGGTAGCGGTTTTGAGGGTGGCAGCGGCGAGGGCAGTGAAGGCAGCGAGGCCGACCCGCTTTACGATGAGGCGGTCAATTTCGTACTGGAAAGTCGCCGTGCGTCTATCTCTGCCGTGCAGCGCAAGCTGAAGATCGGCTACAACCGCGCCGCGCGAATGATTGAAGCCATGGAAATGGCCGGCGTCGTCACCTCAATGAACACCAATGGCTCTCGCGAGGTCATAGCACCAAGCCCCGTTCGCGATTAA
- the clpS gene encoding ATP-dependent Clp protease adapter ClpS, whose product MHARSQIRLTFNQDRPAEHEDDSFGLAVQESKPALQAPPMYKVILFNDDYTPMDFVVEILEVFFNLNREIATKIMLTVHTEGRAVCGVFTRDIAETKATQVNQYARESQHPLLCEIEKDG is encoded by the coding sequence ATGCATGCACGTAGCCAGATTCGACTAACATTCAATCAGGATCGCCCCGCAGAGCATGAGGACGATTCCTTCGGCTTAGCCGTTCAGGAATCAAAGCCCGCCCTGCAGGCGCCTCCTATGTATAAAGTGATTTTGTTTAATGACGACTACACGCCCATGGATTTCGTGGTCGAGATTCTCGAGGTTTTTTTCAACCTGAATCGAGAGATAGCGACCAAAATCATGCTGACCGTCCATACAGAGGGGCGGGCAGTATGTGGAGTGTTTACCCGCGATATTGCTGAAACCAAAGCGACACAGGTGAATCAATATGCGAGAGAGAGCCAGCATCCGCTACTCTGTGAAATAGAGAAGGACGGTTAA
- the infA gene encoding translation initiation factor IF-1 — protein MSKEDSFEMEGTVVDTLPNTMFRVELENGHVVTAHISGKMRKNYIRILTGDKVRVELTPYDLSKGRITYRAR, from the coding sequence ATGTCGAAAGAAGACAGCTTCGAAATGGAAGGCACTGTCGTCGACACCCTGCCCAACACCATGTTCCGTGTGGAGTTGGAAAATGGGCACGTCGTTACTGCGCACATCTCCGGAAAGATGCGCAAAAATTACATCCGCATTCTGACTGGCGACAAAGTTCGCGTTGAACTTACGCCTTATGACTTGAGCAAAGGCCGCATTACTTACCGCGCCCGTTAA
- the trxB gene encoding thioredoxin-disulfide reductase: MSEVKHSRLIILGSGPAGYSAAVYAARANLKPVIITGIQPGGQLTTTTEVDNWPGDVEGLTGPALMERMQKHAERFETEIVYDHIHTAELQSRPFTLKGDSGTYTCDALIIATGASAQYLGLPSEEAFSGKGVSACATCDGFFYRNQVVAVIGGGNTAVEEALYLSNIAKEVHLVHRRDKLRSEKILQDKLFEKAANGNVVLHWNHSLEEVLGDNTGVTGARLKDTQSGASKDLPLAGVFIAIGHKPNTELFHGQLEMRDGYLLIKGGNEGNATATSIEGVFAAGDVADHVYRQAITSAGAGCMAALDVEKFLDDN, translated from the coding sequence ATGAGCGAAGTCAAGCATTCACGCTTGATCATCCTGGGCTCCGGCCCTGCCGGTTATAGCGCTGCCGTTTACGCTGCCCGCGCCAACCTCAAGCCTGTGATCATTACTGGCATTCAGCCCGGCGGTCAGCTGACCACCACCACCGAAGTGGACAACTGGCCGGGTGATGTCGAAGGTCTGACCGGCCCAGCGCTGATGGAACGTATGCAAAAGCATGCCGAGCGCTTTGAAACCGAGATTGTCTACGACCACATCCACACCGCCGAGTTGCAGTCGCGCCCTTTCACCTTGAAAGGCGACAGCGGCACCTACACCTGTGACGCACTGATTATCGCCACGGGCGCATCGGCGCAATACCTGGGCCTGCCGTCCGAAGAAGCGTTTTCCGGCAAGGGCGTATCGGCGTGCGCCACCTGCGATGGCTTCTTCTATCGCAATCAGGTGGTCGCGGTGATTGGCGGCGGCAATACCGCGGTCGAAGAAGCGCTGTACCTGTCGAATATCGCCAAGGAAGTGCACCTGGTGCATCGCCGCGACAAGCTGCGCTCCGAGAAAATTCTTCAGGACAAGCTGTTCGAAAAAGCAGCCAACGGCAACGTTGTACTGCACTGGAACCACTCTCTTGAAGAAGTGCTGGGCGACAACACTGGCGTTACCGGCGCGCGCCTGAAAGATACACAGAGTGGTGCAAGTAAAGATCTGCCTTTGGCTGGCGTGTTTATCGCCATCGGCCATAAGCCCAATACCGAGCTGTTCCACGGTCAGCTGGAAATGCGCGACGGCTATCTGCTGATCAAAGGCGGCAATGAAGGTAATGCCACCGCCACCAGTATTGAAGGTGTGTTTGCAGCGGGCGACGTGGCTGACCACGTTTACCGCCAGGCCATTACTTCTGCCGGTGCTGGCTGCATGGCCGCGCTGGATGTCGAGAAATTCCTCGACGACAATTGA